In bacterium, a single window of DNA contains:
- a CDS encoding DEAD/DEAH box helicase: MEEKKTFKDLGLSEQMLSAVNKKGFEEPTAIQVMTIPLMLRDDTNIIAQAQTGTGKTAAFGLPLIEMVDITSRTVQALILVPTRELAIQVSEEINSLKGRKDIRIMPIYGGQSIDQQLRRLKKGVHLVVGTPGRIIDHLKRKTLRIGKIEHLILDEADEMLNMGFIDDMEEIMKHTNADKRMLLFSATMPAKIKALAHKYMGDYELLRVKKEQLTTKLTEQIFFEVKASDKFEVLCRIIDIKDNFYGLVFCRTKSDVDSVAAHLIDRGYDAEAIHGDISQAQRERTLDKFRKHRINVLIATDVAARGIDVINLTHVINYSLPYDPESYVHRIGRTGRAGNEGTAITFITPSEYKRLMSIQRFTKTDIKRSKVPKVQDIIKAKKEKIYQDLNKILENEVDAKYYDWAKNLLQDNNPTQILAALLNYSFEEELNPAAYGEIKEFSTKGKQLDRQGKARLFVALGRKDKIDARKLVDLVTSRVSIKSRQISDIQVMDKFSFITVPFENAEEIVASFKEKGKKPLISHAKKQTGNEVKQKKPRKRR; encoded by the coding sequence ATGGAAGAAAAAAAGACGTTTAAAGATCTGGGGCTTTCGGAACAAATGTTGAGCGCTGTTAATAAAAAGGGATTTGAAGAACCAACTGCAATTCAGGTTATGACCATTCCTTTAATGCTTAGGGATGATACAAATATAATTGCGCAGGCACAAACCGGAACCGGCAAAACAGCTGCGTTCGGACTGCCTCTGATTGAGATGGTTGATATAACCTCCAGAACAGTCCAGGCACTTATTCTTGTCCCTACACGGGAACTGGCAATTCAGGTATCAGAAGAGATAAATTCTTTAAAAGGCAGGAAAGATATCAGAATAATGCCCATATACGGCGGCCAGTCAATTGACCAGCAGCTGCGCCGGCTAAAAAAGGGTGTGCATCTTGTTGTCGGTACCCCGGGCAGAATAATTGACCACCTTAAAAGAAAAACCCTGAGAATCGGAAAAATTGAACACCTTATACTTGATGAAGCTGATGAAATGCTCAATATGGGCTTTATTGACGACATGGAAGAGATAATGAAGCATACAAATGCAGATAAAAGAATGCTTCTGTTTTCTGCAACAATGCCGGCAAAGATAAAAGCACTTGCACATAAGTACATGGGTGATTATGAGCTTTTAAGGGTTAAGAAAGAGCAGCTGACAACCAAACTGACCGAGCAGATTTTCTTTGAAGTAAAAGCATCTGATAAATTTGAAGTACTGTGCAGGATAATTGATATTAAGGACAATTTTTACGGCCTTGTTTTCTGCCGGACAAAAAGCGATGTGGATTCTGTTGCTGCCCATTTGATAGACAGGGGATATGATGCAGAAGCTATTCACGGAGATATATCGCAGGCGCAGAGAGAGAGAACTCTCGATAAATTCAGAAAACACAGAATAAATGTTCTTATTGCAACAGACGTTGCTGCACGGGGAATTGATGTTATCAATCTGACACATGTAATCAATTATTCCCTGCCTTATGATCCTGAATCGTATGTTCACAGGATAGGGCGTACTGGAAGGGCAGGAAACGAAGGAACAGCTATTACATTTATAACACCAAGCGAGTACAAGCGGCTTATGTCAATACAGCGGTTCACCAAAACCGATATCAAAAGGTCTAAAGTGCCAAAAGTGCAGGATATTATCAAGGCCAAAAAGGAAAAGATATATCAGGATTTAAATAAAATTCTTGAGAATGAAGTTGATGCAAAATATTATGACTGGGCTAAAAATTTGCTTCAGGACAACAACCCTACACAAATATTGGCAGCTTTGCTTAACTACAGCTTTGAAGAGGAACTCAATCCTGCAGCCTATGGTGAAATAAAAGAGTTCAGTACAAAAGGAAAGCAGCTTGACAGGCAGGGAAAAGCAAGGCTTTTTGTTGCTCTCGGCAGAAAAGATAAAATTGATGCCAGAAAACTTGTTGATCTTGTTACAAGTAGAGTGTCAATTAAATCAAGGCAGATCAGTGATATACAGGTGATGGATAAATTTTCATTTATAACTGTCCCGTTTGAAAATGCAGAGGAAATTGTGGCAAGTTTTAAAGAGAAAGGCAAAAAACCGCTGATATCTCATGCAAAAAAACAAACAGGCAATGAGGTGAAGCAGAAAAAACCCAGGAAGCGGCGTTGA
- a CDS encoding aldehyde dehydrogenase family protein — translation MSPDKIMSINPATLEINGEVELTPAEDVNLIVKKARSVFPLWRDTPLSVRSQIIKKVQELLLDRGMEFAELITREMGRPVVESFSLEIAASVDVAGYYADNADKFLKERKVPLHHLLFKRRESIILFEPLGVLGIISSWNWPLLIPLGSIVPAFLAGNCVVFKHSDQTPLISEKIYNLFRNAGISEGVFQIVQGGADQGRALVGSSVEKIFFTGSTDVGRKGIRFFKKVCA, via the coding sequence TTGAGTCCTGATAAGATAATGTCAATTAACCCCGCTACTCTGGAAATAAACGGAGAAGTTGAGTTAACTCCTGCAGAAGATGTTAATCTCATAGTAAAAAAGGCACGTTCTGTATTCCCGCTGTGGAGGGATACTCCTCTGTCTGTTCGTTCACAGATAATTAAGAAAGTTCAGGAATTACTGTTAGACAGGGGGATGGAATTTGCAGAATTGATAACCCGTGAAATGGGACGTCCTGTTGTGGAAAGCTTCTCTCTGGAAATAGCGGCAAGTGTTGATGTTGCAGGTTATTATGCAGATAATGCAGATAAGTTTTTAAAAGAGAGAAAAGTACCTCTTCATCATCTTCTCTTTAAAAGACGGGAAAGCATAATCCTGTTTGAACCGCTCGGTGTGCTGGGAATAATTTCTTCGTGGAACTGGCCTCTGCTCATTCCTCTCGGCAGTATTGTACCTGCATTCCTTGCCGGTAACTGCGTTGTTTTTAAACACTCGGATCAGACACCTCTTATATCAGAAAAAATTTATAACCTTTTCCGTAATGCGGGAATTTCGGAAGGCGTATTTCAGATTGTTCAGGGAGGGGCAGATCAGGGGAGAGCTCTTGTAGGTTCTTCCGTAGAAAAAATATTTTTTACAGGCAGTACTGACGTAGGACGAAAAGGCATCCGATTCTTTAAAAAAGTGTGTGCTTGA
- a CDS encoding FkbM family methyltransferase, with amino-acid sequence MSEKSLYDKLCKKKFNPQHAAEVGVYHPETSNIYGYIKSGVRSTLVEPDPESIKRIKSHFKGLESLTLYECAIYDYNGEIKLAQRDASSFIADLSVAPAIVNDNYVLKDEDKITVECRTFDEIDDGGIDLLSIDTEGSEWYVIKNMSSRPAVISLETHGAAYINPFISQILSWMNENNYIVWYKTGSDTVFVKKESFKITFWERISLYFKESGLFLRRMRKRVGKRIFPKKP; translated from the coding sequence ATGTCGGAAAAGTCGTTATATGACAAATTATGCAAAAAGAAATTTAATCCTCAACATGCTGCAGAAGTGGGAGTATATCATCCTGAAACATCGAATATTTATGGCTATATAAAAAGCGGTGTAAGAAGTACTCTGGTTGAGCCTGATCCTGAATCTATTAAACGGATTAAAAGTCACTTTAAAGGCCTTGAGAGCTTAACTCTCTATGAATGTGCAATATATGATTATAATGGTGAAATTAAATTGGCGCAGAGGGATGCTTCGTCATTTATTGCAGATTTAAGCGTAGCTCCCGCAATTGTAAATGATAACTATGTATTGAAGGATGAGGACAAGATCACAGTTGAGTGCAGGACGTTTGATGAGATTGATGACGGCGGAATAGATCTGTTAAGTATTGACACTGAAGGCAGTGAATGGTATGTAATTAAAAATATGTCCAGCAGGCCGGCGGTAATTTCATTGGAAACACACGGGGCAGCATATATCAATCCTTTTATCAGTCAGATACTATCCTGGATGAATGAGAATAATTATATAGTATGGTATAAGACAGGCAGTGATACGGTTTTTGTTAAAAAAGAGTCTTTTAAAATTACTTTTTGGGAAAGAATCAGCCTTTATTTTAAAGAGAGCGGTTTGTTTCTAAGAAGAATGAGGAAAAGGGTTGGAAAGAGAATTTTTCCTAAAAAACCCTGA